A window from bacterium encodes these proteins:
- a CDS encoding 7-cyano-7-deazaguanine synthase has product MSFSPTKFISEKEKELKVKIGNSRAIVATSGGVDSMTCAILAKKVLGNNVVVLFLDDGLMREGEPEEVRKFFESMGINLEVWDVKDRFFEALKGKIDPEEKRIAFRDAFYRTLGQAVKSYSVDFLIQGTIAADIVETQKGIKTQHNVLSQIGLNPSTFGLKVVEPLKELYKHQVREVAKKLGLPNKFAERRPFPGPGLATRIIGEVVPEKVEKIRKATKIVEETITGKNVFQVLVVLLSDKATGIVNGKRILGDIIAIRAVESKDALTASPCKIPWMILFKARDRILKEVPGVVKVVYDITPKPPSTIEYI; this is encoded by the coding sequence ATGTCTTTCTCACCTACTAAATTTATATCAGAGAAAGAAAAAGAACTTAAAGTTAAAATAGGCAATTCCAGAGCGATAGTAGCAACATCAGGTGGTGTTGATAGTATGACCTGTGCAATACTTGCAAAGAAGGTACTGGGTAATAATGTTGTTGTACTTTTTCTTGATGATGGACTTATGAGAGAGGGAGAACCAGAAGAAGTTAGGAAATTTTTTGAAAGTATGGGAATAAACCTTGAGGTCTGGGATGTAAAAGACAGGTTTTTTGAAGCATTGAAGGGGAAGATAGACCCCGAAGAAAAACGGATTGCTTTCAGAGATGCCTTTTATAGAACACTCGGACAGGCAGTGAAAAGTTATTCTGTGGATTTTCTTATTCAGGGGACTATTGCAGCAGATATTGTAGAAACACAGAAAGGAATAAAAACACAGCACAATGTTTTATCTCAGATAGGACTTAATCCTTCCACTTTTGGACTGAAAGTTGTTGAACCCTTAAAGGAACTTTATAAACATCAGGTAAGGGAAGTTGCTAAAAAATTGGGATTGCCGAATAAGTTTGCAGAAAGAAGACCCTTCCCAGGACCTGGATTAGCAACAAGGATAATAGGAGAAGTTGTTCCTGAAAAGGTAGAAAAGATAAGAAAGGCAACGAAAATAGTAGAGGAGACAATAACAGGTAAAAATGTTTTTCAAGTTCTTGTAGTTTTGCTTTCTGATAAAGCCACAGGTATAGTGAATGGTAAAAGGATATTGGGGGATATTATTGCCATTAGAGCAGTAGAGTCAAAAGATGCTCTAACAGCCAGTCCGTGTAAAATCCCATGGATGATTCTTTTCAAGGCGAGGGATAGAATTTTAAAGGAAGTTCCAGGAGTTGTAAAAGTAGTAT